In Blastopirellula sp. J2-11, a single genomic region encodes these proteins:
- a CDS encoding glycosyltransferase, which yields MKLSLLIPVFNEAPFLRAFWRNLQSAPIDYCEGITTVEIILVDDGSTDRTREILGELTSQDFAFNCGMQAEVVLLEQGMNQGKGRAVQRAISASTGDIILVQDADLEYVPSDYPKLLQPIMEKKADAVFGSRFAGYPRRVLYFWHSLVNQLLTSLSNIILDVNLTDMETCYKAMRGDLARSLRLTSPRFGIEPEITSRLVRAKARLYEVPIQYHGRTYAEGKKIGVNDGIAALWHILYYGLFDREPFRSGLDQSLNSLDSVVKYLYEPVLRKALRSISYPKGDCKILEIGAGIGSLTGMLVSEGDVVACDINPDYVDRLRARFRNRDNVEFAEWDATQPPPGHWPKFDVIVAVNVLEHIEDDQKTLEHWRSLLSDDGSLIVLVPNYPSLFSPIDEAVGHYRRYTKQILHNKMADAKLAPVRSYFCNAVGILGWLVNGVWFKRSHLPSGQLWIYAMLKFAIAPIEAFLHIFTGLSVIWVARRSAVKGSPEVLINSPHLPYAPTQALSQSRE from the coding sequence GTGAAGCTGTCCTTGCTTATTCCAGTATTCAATGAAGCTCCTTTTCTTCGAGCTTTCTGGAGGAACCTTCAGTCGGCGCCGATCGATTATTGCGAAGGAATAACAACCGTAGAAATCATCTTGGTAGACGATGGCTCGACGGATCGAACGAGGGAGATTTTAGGTGAATTGACTTCGCAGGATTTCGCCTTCAATTGTGGGATGCAAGCAGAGGTCGTCCTCCTTGAACAAGGAATGAATCAGGGGAAGGGCCGTGCGGTTCAGCGAGCGATCTCCGCCTCGACGGGAGATATCATTCTTGTTCAAGATGCCGACCTGGAATATGTGCCATCGGACTATCCAAAGTTGCTCCAGCCCATCATGGAAAAGAAAGCCGACGCGGTGTTTGGGAGCAGGTTTGCGGGTTACCCGCGACGCGTTCTCTATTTCTGGCACTCGCTGGTAAATCAACTGCTAACGTCGCTTTCCAACATAATTTTGGACGTAAACCTGACGGACATGGAGACTTGTTACAAGGCGATGCGAGGTGACTTGGCTCGGTCGCTTCGTCTTACCTCTCCTCGGTTTGGCATCGAACCAGAGATTACTTCGCGATTAGTGCGTGCTAAGGCTCGCTTGTATGAAGTGCCGATTCAATATCACGGGCGGACCTATGCTGAAGGAAAGAAGATCGGAGTGAATGACGGTATCGCCGCATTATGGCATATTCTTTACTACGGACTGTTTGATCGGGAGCCGTTCCGGTCCGGCTTGGACCAGTCGCTTAACTCGCTTGATTCCGTTGTGAAATACCTGTATGAACCGGTCTTGCGTAAGGCGTTAAGGTCAATTTCCTATCCCAAGGGAGACTGCAAAATTTTGGAAATTGGCGCCGGCATCGGATCGCTAACGGGAATGCTCGTTTCGGAAGGCGATGTCGTGGCATGCGACATCAACCCCGACTACGTAGACCGACTGAGGGCCCGTTTCCGGAACCGTGACAATGTTGAATTTGCCGAATGGGACGCCACGCAGCCTCCGCCTGGTCACTGGCCAAAGTTTGATGTCATTGTGGCGGTTAACGTCCTAGAGCATATCGAAGATGATCAGAAAACGCTGGAGCATTGGAGGTCACTGCTTTCAGATGACGGCAGTCTCATCGTGCTGGTGCCCAACTATCCCAGTCTGTTTTCCCCAATCGATGAAGCCGTCGGCCATTATCGTCGCTACACGAAGCAAATCCTTCATAACAAGATGGCAGACGCAAAACTCGCTCCCGTTCGATCCTATTTTTGTAACGCTGTTGGTATCCTCGGCTGGTTAGTGAACGGTGTCTGGTTCAAGCGATCGCATCTGCCGTCAGGTCAACTCTGGATCTATGCGATGCTAAAGTTTGCAATTGCTCCAATCGAAGCTTTTTTGCATATCTTCACAGGCCTAAGTGTAATCTGGGTCGCCCGCAGATCTGCCGTCAAGGGATCGCCTGAGGTGCTCATCAATAGCCCGCATTTGCCGTATGCCCCTACCCAAGCTTTATCGCAATCTCGTGAGTAA
- a CDS encoding HlyD family secretion protein has product MIALFVILYVAGIWLFYIKLKVRPNPINLAICSVIGVIAVGTIVICWQFSAPTSSQVVVSRFTIQIIPQVKGPITKITAKPNVPLKKGEDILFEIQKDTYEIAVNQSAAALGYAEKMVQQVQAELKVADASIGEATARMGVAKTDLSKKEDANQRSAGAVSELELAELREKLNAAQAAVDKADAAKEETTFALEGAQQQVELAKANLAKAQFDLKQCTVYAPADGFVTNWQAREGTMAVAYPFAPLGTFIDTSHVDVVGVFSQNVLKNVQPGDKVEIALKNLPGQVVSGAVDSVIHATGDGQFVTSGQLISTGGIGSSGKFAVKFQLDDEKLAESLPMGTAGMATIYTKQGTPFQVISTVTVRIKAWLYYLIPM; this is encoded by the coding sequence ATGATCGCATTGTTCGTCATTTTGTACGTCGCCGGCATCTGGCTCTTCTATATCAAGCTGAAGGTCCGGCCGAATCCGATCAATCTCGCCATCTGCTCGGTGATCGGAGTGATTGCGGTCGGAACGATCGTGATCTGCTGGCAATTTTCGGCGCCGACGTCGAGCCAGGTCGTCGTCTCTCGTTTCACGATCCAGATCATTCCCCAGGTAAAAGGGCCGATCACCAAGATCACGGCGAAACCCAACGTCCCCCTGAAAAAAGGGGAAGATATCCTGTTTGAAATTCAAAAAGATACGTACGAAATCGCCGTCAATCAAAGCGCCGCCGCACTCGGTTACGCAGAGAAGATGGTGCAACAAGTGCAGGCCGAGCTCAAAGTCGCCGACGCTTCAATCGGCGAGGCGACAGCGCGCATGGGCGTCGCCAAGACCGATTTATCGAAGAAAGAAGATGCGAATCAGCGCTCGGCTGGAGCGGTTAGCGAACTCGAACTTGCAGAGCTAAGAGAAAAGCTGAACGCAGCGCAAGCGGCCGTCGACAAGGCCGACGCTGCCAAAGAAGAAACCACTTTCGCATTGGAGGGCGCCCAACAACAAGTTGAACTTGCGAAGGCGAACCTGGCCAAAGCGCAATTCGATTTGAAGCAATGCACCGTCTATGCGCCTGCCGACGGCTTTGTCACGAATTGGCAAGCCCGCGAAGGGACGATGGCGGTAGCCTATCCCTTCGCCCCGTTAGGGACGTTTATTGACACGTCCCATGTCGATGTTGTCGGCGTTTTCAGCCAGAACGTACTGAAGAACGTCCAGCCTGGAGACAAGGTCGAGATCGCACTCAAGAATCTTCCTGGGCAAGTCGTGTCAGGCGCCGTCGATTCGGTGATTCATGCAACCGGCGATGGGCAGTTCGTCACCAGCGGCCAATTAATCAGTACAGGCGGCATCGGCTCCAGCGGCAAGTTCGCCGTCAAATTTCAACTCGACGACGAAAAACTCGCGGAGTCGCTTCCGATGGGAACCGCCGGCATGGCGACCATCTATACGAAGCAGGGAACGCCGTTCCAAGTCATCAGCACCGTAACCGTGCGTATCAAAGCTTGGCTGTATTATTTGATTCCGATGTAG
- a CDS encoding class I SAM-dependent methyltransferase produces the protein MSVQSALLRVGDRHPANCLFCSDCQSLVKVVGKDYEYACKAEEFALSQCESCGHFFADPMPTREEFGVLYPPTYYTMNHASPLHLEGFIYRQKIARDVRRLLSLVNSRNIQSIVDIGCGDAARLFHAAAHSELGGKEFVGIDLMFREEQVRSAKDAGVTLLQGNVEDGLDVLQDNAFDLAIMSQLVEHLIDPRAALENIRSKLRPQGLLLIETPCVGSGLDYWLFRRQYWGGYHIPRHLHLFTSQSLSDLVRQCGYRVVRDGFLPSPGFWIISLRNWFGLNSVKYSSSLLEFLNFSNLFSVGAFTAFDLFFALTPVKTSNQFALVEKV, from the coding sequence ATGTCTGTTCAATCCGCACTCTTGCGCGTAGGTGATCGACACCCTGCAAATTGCCTGTTCTGCAGTGATTGCCAATCGCTGGTTAAGGTGGTCGGAAAAGACTACGAATACGCTTGTAAAGCCGAAGAATTTGCCCTTTCACAGTGCGAGTCCTGTGGCCATTTTTTTGCCGACCCGATGCCCACTCGCGAGGAATTCGGAGTGCTGTATCCACCGACTTATTACACGATGAACCATGCTTCGCCCTTACATTTAGAGGGTTTTATTTATCGACAGAAGATTGCTCGTGATGTTCGACGACTCTTGTCTCTGGTGAATTCACGCAATATTCAATCGATTGTCGATATCGGCTGCGGCGACGCAGCGCGTCTTTTTCACGCAGCCGCTCATTCGGAATTGGGTGGTAAAGAATTCGTCGGTATCGATCTCATGTTCCGTGAAGAGCAAGTGCGCAGCGCCAAAGATGCAGGCGTCACCCTGTTGCAAGGTAACGTGGAAGATGGCCTGGATGTGCTGCAGGATAACGCTTTTGACTTGGCGATCATGAGCCAGCTCGTGGAGCACTTGATCGACCCTCGGGCGGCCCTTGAAAACATTCGCAGTAAGCTCCGTCCTCAGGGGCTTCTCTTGATTGAGACTCCATGTGTCGGAAGCGGTTTGGATTACTGGCTTTTTCGTAGGCAGTATTGGGGCGGGTATCACATCCCTCGGCATCTTCACCTGTTCACATCCCAATCTCTCTCAGACTTGGTTCGCCAGTGTGGTTACCGAGTCGTACGAGATGGGTTTCTGCCTTCACCGGGATTCTGGATTATCAGCCTTAGAAATTGGTTCGGCTTGAATAGCGTCAAATATTCTTCATCCTTGCTTGAGTTTTTGAATTTCAGCAACTTGTTCTCTGTGGGGGCCTTTACCGCGTTTGATCTCTTTTTCGCTTTAACGCCGGTCAAAACTTCCAATCAATTTGCGTTAGTGGAGAAAGTCTAG
- a CDS encoding winged helix-turn-helix transcriptional regulator, whose protein sequence is MRRKSFQDMGCPIARSLEQVGEWWSILIIRDALAGLSKFDEFQKNLEIAPNMLTRRLNSLIEAGLLERRQYNDHPPRYEYIPTKSAESFRIVLLSLLTWGNQHCLSADASVQIANVKTGKIAEPILVDRETSKPILSDEFEIISGPAADAAVRDRIDWIRHNRNKKRNATRSLSATDETTKQKSRKKRTSARR, encoded by the coding sequence ATGCGACGAAAGAGCTTTCAGGATATGGGATGTCCGATTGCGCGCAGTCTAGAGCAAGTCGGCGAGTGGTGGAGCATCTTAATCATCCGTGATGCGCTGGCCGGTCTCTCCAAATTCGACGAGTTTCAAAAGAATCTAGAAATTGCCCCCAACATGTTGACGCGTCGCTTGAATTCGCTGATCGAAGCAGGCCTATTGGAGCGGCGACAATACAACGACCATCCGCCGCGGTATGAATATATTCCGACCAAGAGCGCCGAATCTTTTCGTATCGTCCTCCTTTCGCTGCTGACATGGGGCAATCAACACTGCCTGTCGGCAGACGCAAGTGTCCAGATCGCCAACGTCAAAACCGGCAAGATCGCCGAGCCGATTCTGGTCGATCGCGAGACAAGCAAGCCGATTCTCTCGGACGAATTTGAAATCATTAGCGGACCGGCCGCCGACGCCGCTGTTCGAGATCGTATCGATTGGATCCGCCATAATCGTAACAAGAAACGAAACGCAACTCGCAGCCTGTCTGCAACTGACGAAACGACTAAACAGAAGTCGCGAAAAAAACGGACATCGGCCCGCCGCTAA
- the fabF gene encoding beta-ketoacyl-ACP synthase II, with product MRRAVITGLGTVNPLANNVADTWAGLCNGQSGVDQIAQFDASPFRTQIAAELKNFEPDKWLGPKQARRLDRYSQFALAAAIEAMADSNLELPSEDPYRIGVVLGTGIGGMRTFEEECDKYQQRGPDRISPFMIPRMMPNGATAAISIHFGLRGPTFSVSSACASAADAIAMARDMILAGRGDAIITGGAEAAITPLGLGGFCAARSLSERNDAPQLASRPFDRNRDGFVLGEGAGVIIVEEYEHALRRGANIYCEITGCGQASDAHHITAPDPYGAGAINAMRLAITDAGRNVDEIDYINAHATSTHLGDLTEANAICQVFGSHADDLAVSCTKSMIGHLCGGSGGVATIAAALSIHHSTIHPTINCDDLDPAVKLDITPDTAREINVRNAMVNNFGFGGHNSALLLSKI from the coding sequence GTGCGACGAGCAGTGATCACCGGCCTGGGGACGGTCAATCCCCTGGCGAACAATGTTGCGGATACCTGGGCTGGACTTTGCAACGGACAGTCTGGGGTTGATCAGATAGCGCAATTTGACGCGAGTCCCTTTCGAACTCAGATCGCGGCGGAGCTTAAAAACTTTGAACCAGACAAGTGGTTGGGCCCCAAGCAAGCGCGTCGGCTCGATCGCTATTCGCAGTTCGCGTTGGCTGCCGCGATAGAAGCGATGGCCGATTCGAACCTGGAGCTTCCGTCGGAAGATCCTTATCGAATCGGCGTCGTTCTGGGCACCGGCATCGGCGGCATGCGAACCTTTGAAGAGGAATGCGACAAATATCAGCAAAGAGGGCCTGATCGAATCAGCCCGTTCATGATTCCCCGCATGATGCCCAACGGAGCGACGGCCGCGATATCGATCCACTTCGGCCTGCGCGGACCTACGTTCAGCGTCTCTTCGGCCTGTGCGTCGGCTGCTGACGCGATCGCCATGGCTCGCGATATGATCCTGGCCGGTCGCGGAGACGCGATCATCACCGGCGGCGCCGAAGCGGCGATTACTCCGCTTGGTCTGGGAGGCTTCTGCGCCGCGCGGTCGCTGTCAGAACGCAATGATGCGCCGCAACTCGCGAGTCGCCCGTTCGATCGAAACCGAGACGGGTTTGTCTTGGGAGAAGGGGCCGGAGTCATCATCGTCGAAGAGTACGAACACGCGCTCCGTCGCGGCGCGAATATCTATTGCGAAATCACTGGTTGCGGTCAGGCATCTGATGCGCACCACATTACTGCCCCCGACCCCTACGGCGCCGGTGCGATTAACGCGATGCGACTGGCGATTACCGACGCTGGACGGAACGTCGACGAGATCGATTATATCAACGCCCATGCGACCAGCACGCATCTGGGAGACCTGACCGAAGCCAACGCCATCTGCCAGGTCTTTGGCTCGCACGCCGACGATCTAGCGGTAAGTTGCACCAAAAGCATGATCGGACATTTATGCGGGGGAAGCGGCGGAGTCGCGACGATTGCGGCGGCACTCTCGATCCATCACAGCACGATCCATCCGACGATCAATTGCGACGACCTCGATCCCGCGGTCAAACTGGATATTACGCCCGATACGGCGCGTGAAATCAACGTGCGAAACGCCATGGTGAATAACTTCGGCTTTGGCGGCCACAATTCGGCGCTCTTGCTCTCCAAGATCTAG
- the tnpB gene encoding IS66 family insertion sequence element accessory protein TnpB (TnpB, as the term is used for proteins encoded by IS66 family insertion elements, is considered an accessory protein, since TnpC, encoded by a neighboring gene, is a DDE family transposase.) produces MLSVPGSLKIFVATAAVDFRKSHDGLAAIVEQAISEDLFGGGLFVFTNKRCDRLKILYWDSDGLALWYKRLEAGTFRLPRAANEASRLEISAADLSLILSGVELSSVKRRKRYRRSEADKNSPEKLPVA; encoded by the coding sequence ATGTTAAGCGTGCCGGGCTCGCTGAAAATCTTTGTCGCCACCGCGGCGGTTGATTTTCGCAAGAGCCACGACGGGCTGGCGGCGATCGTCGAGCAGGCGATTAGCGAAGATCTTTTTGGGGGCGGGCTGTTCGTCTTCACCAACAAGCGGTGCGATCGGTTGAAAATTTTGTACTGGGATAGCGACGGTTTGGCGCTGTGGTATAAACGTCTCGAAGCAGGCACGTTTCGCCTGCCGCGAGCGGCGAATGAAGCTTCGCGACTCGAAATTTCGGCGGCCGATTTGAGTTTGATTCTCTCCGGCGTCGAACTTTCCAGCGTGAAGCGACGCAAGCGTTATCGCCGCTCGGAAGCTGACAAAAATTCTCCCGAAAAATTGCCGGTCGCGTGA
- the tnpA gene encoding IS66 family insertion sequence element accessory protein TnpA: MISGQAASGLSARAWCLQQGVSEASFYAWKRELARRDDEAGEASPRFAEVVVGDERRSIEFTATSEPLQIHFEDVRVEVPAGFDRATLAMTLDLLRGSAC, from the coding sequence TTGATTTCTGGTCAGGCTGCCAGCGGGCTCTCGGCGCGGGCTTGGTGTTTGCAGCAGGGCGTTTCCGAAGCTTCGTTTTATGCCTGGAAGCGGGAGTTGGCTCGGCGGGATGACGAAGCAGGCGAAGCGTCGCCTCGGTTTGCGGAAGTGGTGGTTGGCGACGAGCGACGTTCCATAGAATTTACTGCGACGAGCGAACCGTTGCAGATTCATTTCGAGGATGTTCGTGTCGAAGTGCCGGCAGGCTTCGACCGCGCGACGCTCGCGATGACGCTTGATCTGTTGCGAGGCTCGGCATGTTAA
- a CDS encoding FtsK/SpoIIIE domain-containing protein, with protein sequence MTPNVALLKFAGSANLTIEQVGKRRSEFLTTYGLNIISVQPEPGVVSIAIERPHREIIGLASVWKRWPPTRTQGNQNIAIAVRENDGSILFLDPSQKHAPHTLIAGSTGSGKSVLMQNILLGIAATNTPTQAEIVLIDPKQGVDYFQFENLPHLGGGIIVDDSQAITKLQSLVIEMNSRYTRFKEARANNITSYNSKVDVTERMPTIWLIHDEFAEWMMVNEYKEAVSTTVQRLGVKARAAGIHLIFAAQRPDANVMPMQLRSNLGNRLILRVDGEGTSEISLGEKGAEKLLGRGHLLAKLEGESALVYAQVPLASEAFVDAFLQSTAQ encoded by the coding sequence ATGACTCCTAATGTCGCTTTGCTCAAGTTTGCCGGGAGCGCCAACCTAACCATTGAGCAAGTCGGCAAACGCCGGTCAGAATTCTTAACGACATATGGATTGAACATCATTTCCGTCCAGCCAGAACCGGGGGTTGTGTCGATCGCAATTGAAAGGCCGCACCGAGAGATCATTGGTCTGGCGTCAGTGTGGAAACGTTGGCCCCCTACGCGAACCCAAGGGAACCAGAATATTGCTATTGCAGTACGAGAGAATGACGGCTCGATTCTATTCCTTGATCCCAGTCAGAAACATGCCCCGCACACTTTGATCGCAGGGTCCACTGGCAGCGGCAAATCGGTGCTGATGCAAAACATACTTCTGGGCATTGCGGCAACGAACACGCCTACGCAGGCAGAGATTGTGCTGATTGATCCCAAGCAAGGTGTCGATTATTTTCAATTCGAAAACTTGCCTCATCTTGGCGGCGGCATAATTGTCGATGACAGTCAAGCCATCACGAAACTGCAAAGTCTCGTGATCGAAATGAATTCCCGTTACACCCGATTCAAAGAAGCTCGCGCCAACAACATCACGTCGTATAATTCAAAGGTTGACGTAACGGAACGAATGCCGACCATTTGGCTCATACATGATGAATTCGCTGAGTGGATGATGGTGAATGAATACAAAGAAGCGGTTTCAACCACGGTTCAACGCCTTGGCGTAAAAGCCCGCGCAGCTGGCATCCATTTGATTTTCGCGGCTCAACGTCCGGACGCAAATGTAATGCCCATGCAACTCCGTTCGAACCTCGGAAACCGTCTTATTCTCCGCGTCGACGGCGAGGGCACGTCAGAGATCTCACTCGGAGAAAAAGGGGCGGAAAAGCTACTCGGAAGAGGTCACTTGCTTGCTAAACTCGAAGGGGAAAGTGCACTAGTCTATGCCCAGGTTCCGCTGGCTTCCGAAGCATTTGTAGACGCGTTTTTGCAATCCACAGCGCAATAG
- a CDS encoding fatty acid desaturase family protein has product MLAAWPQISRRLLRPLGLRIGRYHWIGNTRIGIMQYRIVMSVHEASHRTLFFPIWINEAVGIFHASLVGITFVRYRQQHQAHHQAKEVDNDPDAYIYEPILRAPAGIRRVAIWLFGMVPEIVEKIRQKGVAPATAFASHKSPNRLHSFCVLVMQGGLFVALWFLLGWWAYFALWVAPLLTVALMLNRTRVTIEHGLPQLESIVAGGAYPQVRVDTIDILTNPFDRFVFAPFAFNFHYTHHKIPSIPHYNNTRLSEFFGSSDEGGSHRIRASYPALLVQVLWGSK; this is encoded by the coding sequence TTGCTGGCCGCATGGCCGCAAATTTCGCGGCGATTACTACGACCGCTTGGATTGCGCATCGGGCGCTACCATTGGATTGGAAATACGCGGATCGGCATAATGCAATATCGAATTGTGATGTCAGTGCATGAGGCCTCGCATCGCACGCTTTTCTTCCCCATTTGGATTAATGAAGCGGTCGGAATCTTTCACGCTTCGTTGGTTGGAATCACCTTTGTTCGATACCGGCAACAGCATCAAGCTCATCACCAAGCGAAAGAAGTGGATAACGATCCCGACGCCTATATCTACGAACCGATCTTGCGCGCTCCTGCAGGAATTCGTCGCGTGGCAATTTGGCTGTTTGGTATGGTCCCCGAGATTGTTGAAAAAATTCGTCAGAAAGGCGTCGCCCCAGCGACAGCCTTCGCGAGCCATAAGAGCCCGAATCGCCTGCATTCCTTCTGTGTCCTGGTAATGCAGGGCGGCTTGTTTGTGGCCTTATGGTTTCTCTTAGGGTGGTGGGCCTATTTTGCACTTTGGGTGGCGCCGCTGCTTACTGTGGCGCTGATGCTAAACCGAACGCGTGTGACGATTGAACACGGATTGCCTCAATTGGAGTCAATCGTCGCTGGCGGCGCCTATCCTCAGGTTCGCGTTGACACGATCGATATTCTCACCAATCCTTTCGACCGATTCGTCTTCGCGCCATTCGCGTTTAATTTCCATTACACGCATCATAAGATTCCGTCGATTCCGCATTACAACAACACTCGCCTGAGCGAATTTTTTGGGAGCAGTGATGAGGGTGGAAGTCATCGCATTCGGGCCAGTTATCCAGCTTTGCTGGTCCAGGTTCTGTGGGGATCAAAGTGA
- a CDS encoding DUF3302 domain-containing protein, producing the protein MPDIATLFAWFVMAMLFGVTVAAIVGLGSLPGSIARRRNHPHAEAINAASWIGLALGGITWPIAFVWAFIPWGHANSSSSTEGAELRQLRQQVADLQAKLEASRPSGGQHA; encoded by the coding sequence ATGCCGGACATCGCTACGCTCTTCGCATGGTTCGTGATGGCCATGTTATTTGGCGTCACCGTAGCCGCGATCGTAGGGTTAGGATCCTTGCCAGGCTCCATCGCTCGTCGCCGCAACCATCCGCACGCCGAAGCGATTAATGCCGCCAGTTGGATCGGCTTGGCCTTGGGCGGCATTACGTGGCCGATCGCCTTCGTATGGGCGTTCATCCCCTGGGGCCATGCGAACTCGTCCTCTTCGACGGAAGGAGCGGAGCTGCGGCAACTTCGTCAACAAGTCGCCGATCTGCAAGCGAAATTGGAAGCGAGCCGTCCCAGCGGCGGACAGCACGCCTAA
- a CDS encoding arylsulfatase encodes MNAPYKFRLCFGLLTLLAAIGIMLPTLVQAKQPNILFIVSDDTGYGDLGPYGGGEGRGMPTPSIDRMAAEGMTFFSYYAQPSCTPGRAAMQTGRIPNRSGMTTVAFQGQGGGLPKAEWTLGSVLHAAGYKTYFTGKWHLGEADYALPNAQGYDVMEHCFLYHCNAYTYADPTWFPDMPVELREMFARVTKGSLSGLAGQPAKEDFKVNGQYVDTPDKGMVGIPFMDKYVEESGIKFLEEAAKNPDQPFFININFMKVHQPNLPAPEFEHKSLSKSKYADSVVELDTRIGNIMDKLRELKLDEDTLVFYTTDNGAWQDVYPDAGYTPFRGTKGTVREGGNRVPAIAIWPGKIKAGVRNHDIVGGLDLMATFAAVAGVKLPANDREGKPIVFDSYDLSPVLLGSGKCPRKSWFYFTENELTPGAARVGNYKAVFNLRGDDGATTGGLAVDSNLGWKGPEKYVATVPQVFDLWQDPQERYDIFMNNYTERTWTLVTINQAIGDLMKTYVENPPRKMQGETYTGPITLTQYQRFQFVREQLKKDGVKIPLPTGN; translated from the coding sequence ATGAACGCCCCTTACAAATTCAGGCTGTGCTTTGGCCTGCTGACGTTACTTGCTGCGATCGGAATCATGCTTCCGACGCTTGTTCAAGCCAAGCAGCCCAACATTTTGTTTATCGTATCGGACGATACCGGCTATGGTGACCTTGGTCCTTACGGCGGCGGCGAAGGACGCGGCATGCCGACTCCTTCAATCGATCGCATGGCCGCCGAAGGGATGACCTTCTTCTCGTACTACGCACAACCAAGCTGCACGCCGGGTCGTGCCGCCATGCAAACGGGGCGAATACCGAATCGCAGCGGAATGACGACGGTCGCTTTTCAAGGCCAAGGAGGCGGACTGCCGAAAGCGGAATGGACGCTTGGCTCGGTTCTGCATGCGGCCGGCTACAAAACTTACTTCACCGGCAAATGGCATCTCGGCGAAGCGGACTATGCGTTGCCCAACGCCCAAGGCTATGACGTGATGGAACATTGTTTCCTATATCACTGCAACGCCTACACCTACGCCGATCCGACCTGGTTCCCCGACATGCCGGTCGAATTGCGGGAAATGTTCGCCAGAGTCACCAAGGGTTCGTTGTCAGGTCTGGCCGGACAACCCGCTAAAGAAGACTTTAAAGTCAATGGGCAATACGTCGACACTCCCGACAAAGGCATGGTGGGAATTCCCTTCATGGACAAGTACGTCGAAGAGTCGGGTATAAAGTTCCTGGAAGAAGCGGCCAAGAATCCCGACCAACCTTTCTTCATCAACATCAACTTCATGAAGGTCCACCAGCCGAATTTGCCGGCGCCGGAATTCGAGCACAAGTCGCTTTCCAAATCGAAGTACGCCGACTCGGTCGTCGAGTTGGACACGCGCATCGGCAATATCATGGACAAATTGCGTGAGTTGAAACTGGACGAGGACACGCTTGTCTTCTACACCACAGACAACGGAGCCTGGCAAGACGTTTATCCCGACGCCGGTTACACTCCGTTTCGCGGCACGAAAGGCACGGTCCGTGAGGGGGGCAATCGCGTGCCGGCGATCGCTATTTGGCCCGGCAAAATCAAAGCAGGCGTCCGCAACCATGATATCGTCGGCGGACTCGACTTAATGGCCACCTTCGCCGCGGTCGCCGGCGTGAAGTTGCCGGCGAATGATCGTGAAGGAAAACCGATTGTTTTTGATAGCTACGACTTGTCGCCAGTCTTGCTCGGCTCTGGCAAGTGCCCACGCAAATCGTGGTTTTACTTCACCGAGAACGAACTGACTCCCGGCGCTGCTCGCGTCGGCAACTACAAAGCGGTCTTTAATCTGCGCGGCGACGACGGAGCGACTACCGGCGGTTTGGCGGTCGACTCGAATCTAGGTTGGAAAGGCCCCGAAAAGTATGTCGCGACCGTCCCCCAAGTTTTCGACCTCTGGCAAGATCCGCAGGAACGTTACGACATCTTCATGAATAACTACACCGAACGAACCTGGACGTTGGTGACGATCAACCAAGCGATCGGCGATTTGATGAAGACGTATGTCGAAAATCCGCCGCGCAAGATGCAAGGAGAAACCTACACCGGACCGATTACGTTGACGCAATACCAACGGTTCCAGTTTGTGCGTGAGCAGCTGAAAAAAGATGGCGTCAAGATTCCTCTGCCGACCGGCAACTAA